One Euphorbia lathyris chromosome 1, ddEupLath1.1, whole genome shotgun sequence DNA segment encodes these proteins:
- the LOC136218371 gene encoding glycosyltransferase BC10 — MINEKQQSTSKLGNIYFRLYYVFHLLFFVIGIWVGMLACLYFKTFPSFLSFDSFFVSQPSYARPPQPLEISSSNLENKSIVSFMHNMSDEELLVRAMKVSNNSWELDKDNNKVRKVAFMFLTYGSLPLAALWEKYFEGYEGLYSIYVHPHPSYNDSWPPSSVFFDRRIPSQAVFWGTKSMMAAERRLLANALLDISNKRFVLLSESCIPVMNFKTTYNYLMDTNLSFVESYDNPGKGGRGRYNPQMSPYINITHWRKGSQWFEATRDLAIKIISDHKYYKLFQDYCLPRARCYVDEHYVPTLLNILYPDLSSNRTITYVDWSTNGAHPVKFGSDQITDQFFNGIRYGTECDYNANITTMCFMFARKFAPNALEPLLQIAPLLLGTTYDP; from the exons ATGATAAATGAAAAACAGCAATCAACTTCAAAGCTTGGTAATATCTATTTCCGATTATACTATGTATTCCATCTTCTTTTCTTTGTTATTGGTATTTGGGTTGGGATGTTAGCTTGTTTATATTTCAAAACCTTTCCATCATTCCTCAGTTTCGATTCTTTTTTCGTCTCCCAACCATCATATGCTCGGCCTCCACAGCCATTGGAAATTTCATCATCAAATCTTGAAAATAAATCTATAGTATCATTCATGCACAATATGAGTGATGAAGAATTGTTGGTAAGAGCTATGAAGGTTTCAAATAATTCATGGGAATtagataaagataataataaggtTAGAAAAGTAGCTTTTATGTTCTTGACATATGGATCGCTGCCATTGGCTGCTTTGTGGGAGAAGTATTTTGAAGGGTACGAAGGGCTATACTCCATATATGTGCATCCACATCCTTCTTACAATGATTCATGGCCTCCCTCTTCTGTCTTCTTTGATAGAAGAATTCCTAGTCAG GCAGTGTTTTGGGGAACCAAATCAATGATGGCTGCAGAGAGAAGATTACTAGCAAATGCCCTCCTTGATATCTCTAACAAAAGATTTGTATTACTTTCAGAATCATGCATTCCAGTAATGAATTTCAAAACAACATACAACTATTTAATGGACACAAATTTAAGCTTCGTAGAATCATATGATAACCCAGGCAAAGGTGGGCGTGGTAGGTATAACCCTCAAATGTCACCTTATATTAACATAACTCATTGGAGAAAAGGGTCTCAATGGTTTGAAGCAACTCGTGATCTTGCCATCAAAATTATATCAGACCACAAGTACTACAAGCTCTTTCAAGATTACTGTCTCCCTCGGGCTCGATGCTATGTTGACGAGCATTATGTTCCAACATTACTTAACATACTCTATCCTGATCTTAGCTCCAATCGGACAATTACTTACGTGGATTGGTCGACCAATGGTGCTCATCCGGTGAAGTTCGGATCGGATCAGATTACAGATCAATTCTTCAATGGAATCCGATATGGTACGGAATGTGATTATAACGCTAATATTACCACAATGTGTTTTATGTTTGCTAGAAAATTTGCACCAAATGCTTTGGAACCTTTGCTGCAGATTGCTCCCTTGTTGCTTGGCACTACTTATGATCCTTAG
- the LOC136201808 gene encoding chloroplastic group IIA intron splicing facilitator CRS1, chloroplastic isoform X1: protein MPASLSLQFFTRTPIISSLNPSTHKNSSTNVHSPSLPTTNNLQFPVLSNPISQSNAAIKVPTPPWMRGPLLLQPHEVLNLSKPRNKNSSKTADFEKTDKALTDKESGVRGKKAMIKIVKHIEALQENEDSLNTSENSEEFDIGESLGQLGGDGDQSFSKKLPWEKEEKFVYQKIKKEKVITKTELSLDRELLERLRTEAARMKNWVKVKKAGVTQGVVDEIRCVWRRNELAMVKFDVPLCRNMNRAREIVELKTGGLVVWRRKDSLVIYRGSNYHLTKSCYPRSGNYPTLVKDGELEFTSTIICTSDDATTPNINGSLFERETDRLLNGLGPRFVDWWMGKPLPVDADLLPEVIPGFMPPSRLCPSYSRPKLKDEELTYLRKVAYALPTHFVLGRNRKLQGLAAAILKLWQRSIIAKIAVKWGIPNTNNEEMANELKYLTGGVLLLRDKFYIILYRGKDFIPGKVAHLIVERETELKRCLVNEEDARLNAIETFYIADEPSADTCKIGTLDEFQDMEVKFGEPVKGNEESKLQLGAEKEKLEKELRNQENRLFIQEKKIEKSARELSKLNSSYVPAEMDTDLEIITEEERECFRKMGMKMHSYLVLGRRGVFDGVIEGLHQHWKFREVIKVISKQRMLEQVICTAKLLEAESGGVLVSVDKLREGHAIIIFRGKNYKRPPRLPHNLLTKRQALQRSLEMQRVGSLKFFSYQRQRTITELKSNLARLQEAEEQI from the exons ATGCCTGCTTCTCTTTCGCTTCAATTTTTCACTCGCACACCCATCATTTCTTCCTTAAACCCTTCTACCCACAAAAATTCCTCAACCAATGTTCACAGCCCTTCACTTCCCACCACCAATAACCTCCAATTTCCTGTCTTATCCAACCCCATTTCCCAATCGAATGCCGCCATTAAAGTCCCAACACCTCCATGGATGAGGGgtcctcttcttcttcaacctcatgAAGTTCTTAATCTTTCAAAACCCAGAAACAAAAACTCTTCTAAAACTGCTGATTTTGAAAAAACTGACAAGGCATTGACTGATAAAGAAAGTGGGGTAAGAGGTAAGAAAGCGATGATAAAAATTGTGAAACACATTGAAGCACTGCAAGAGAATGAAGATTCATTGAATACCTCGGAGAATTCTGAAGAATTTGATATAGGTGAAAGTTTGGGGCAGCTTGGAGGAGATGGAGATCAGAGTTTCTCTAAAAAATTGCCTTGGGAGAAGGAAGAGAAGTTTGTGTATCAAAAAATAAAGAAGGAGAAGGTCATCACTAAAACTGAATTGAGTCTTGATCGGGAATTACTTGAGAGATTGAGAACTGAGGCTGCAAGAATGAAGAATTGGGTAAAGGTGAAGAAAGCAGGAGTTACACAAGGTGTGGTTGATGAGATTAGATGTGTTTGGAGAAGAAATGAGCTTGCCATGGTGAAATTCGATGTCCCTTTGTGTCGTAATATGAACAGAGCAAGAGAAATTGTGGAG TTAAAGACAGGAGGCTTGGTTGTTTGGAGGAGGAAAGATTCCCTTGTTATCTACAGAGGAAGCAATTATCATTTGACAAAAAGTTGTTATCCACGGTCCGGGAATTATCCAACTTTAGTTAAGGATGGAGAATTAGAGTTTACTTCAACCATTATCTGCACATCAGATGATGCTACCACCCCAAATATTAATGGGTCTCTGTTTGAGAGAGAAACTGATAGATTATTGAATGGCTTGGGACCTCGTTTTGTTGACTGGTGGATGGGAAAACCATTGCCTGTGGATGCTGATTTACTTCCAGAAGTGATTCCCGGGTTTATGCCTCCCTCAAGGCTTTGTCCTTCCTATTCTAGACCAAAGCTAAAAGATGAGGAGCTCACATATTTAAGGAAGGTTGCTTATGCTCTTCCTACCCATTTTGTCCTTG GGAGGAACAGAAAACTTCAAGGTTTAGCTGCTGCTATCTTGAAATTGTGGCAAAGAAGTATCATAGCTAAGATTGCTGTGAAATGGGGAATCCCAAATACAAACAATGAGGAAATGGCAAATGAGTTAAAG TATCTCACTGGAGGAGTTCTGTTACTTCGTGATAAGTTCTATATAATACTGTACAGAGGCAAAGATTTCATTCCTGGCAAAGTTGCACATTTGATAGTTGAAAGAGAAACTGAGCTTAAAAGATGCCTTGTGAATGAAGAAGATGCACGACTCAATGCAATTGAAACCTTTTATATTGCTGATGAACCATCAGCAGACACCTGCAAAATTGGAACTTTAGATGAATTCCAAGATATGGAAGTCAAATTTGGAGAGCCTGTGAAAGGAAATGAGGAGTCTAAACTTCAATTAGGAGCTGAGAAGGAAAaattggagaaggaactcaGGAACCAAGAAAACAGGCTTTTCATT CAAGAGAAAAAGATAGAGAAGTCAGCTAGGGAGTTGTCAAAGTTGAATTCTTCCTATGTACCTGctgagatggacactgacctggAAATAATAacagaagaagagagagaatgctttcgAAAGATGGGAATGAAGATGCATAGTTACTTAGTCCTTG GGAGGCGTGGGGTCTTTGATGGTGTTATAGAAGGTCTGCATCAGCACTGGAAGTTCAGAGAAGTGATAAAGGTGATATCAAAGCAGAGAATGCTTGAACAGGTCATTTGTACTGCAAAATTGCTTGAAGCAGAAAGTGGTGGAGTTTTAGTATCAGTAGACAAGCTTAGAGAAGGCCATGCTATAATAATTTTCCGTGGAAAAAATTATAAACGTCCTCCAAGGCTGCCCCATAATCTACTTACCAAACGGCAGGCATTGCAGAGATCTCTTGAAATGCAGAGAGTTGGG TCGTTGAAGTTCTTCTCATATCAAAGGCAGCGCACAATCACAGAGTTGAAATCGAATTTG GCACGGCTTCAGGAAGCAGAGGAACAGATCTGA
- the LOC136201808 gene encoding chloroplastic group IIA intron splicing facilitator CRS1, chloroplastic isoform X2 — translation MPASLSLQFFTRTPIISSLNPSTHKNSSTNVHSPSLPTTNNLQFPVLSNPISQSNAAIKVPTPPWMRGPLLLQPHEVLNLSKPRNKNSSKTADFEKTDKALTDKESGVRGKKAMIKIVKHIEALQENEDSLNTSENSEEFDIGESLGQLGGDGDQSFSKKLPWEKEEKFVYQKIKKEKVITKTELSLDRELLERLRTEAARMKNWVKVKKAGVTQGVVDEIRCVWRRNELAMVKFDVPLCRNMNRAREIVELKTGGLVVWRRKDSLVIYRGSNYHLTKSCYPRSGNYPTLVKDGELEFTSTIICTSDDATTPNINGSLFERETDRLLNGLGPRFVDWWMGKPLPVDADLLPEVIPGFMPPSRLCPSYSRPKLKDEELTYLRKVAYALPTHFVLGRNRKLQGLAAAILKLWQRSIIAKIAVKWGIPNTNNEEMANELKYLTGGVLLLRDKFYIILYRGKDFIPGKVAHLIVERETELKRCLVNEEDARLNAIETFYIADEPSADTCKIGTLDEFQDMEVKFGEPVKGNEESKLQLGAEKEKLEKELRNQENRLFIQEKKIEKSARELSKLNSSYVPAEMDTDLEIITEEERECFRKMGMKMHSYLVLDTQANLLPPRMVDGIQKLDFSKVGF, via the exons ATGCCTGCTTCTCTTTCGCTTCAATTTTTCACTCGCACACCCATCATTTCTTCCTTAAACCCTTCTACCCACAAAAATTCCTCAACCAATGTTCACAGCCCTTCACTTCCCACCACCAATAACCTCCAATTTCCTGTCTTATCCAACCCCATTTCCCAATCGAATGCCGCCATTAAAGTCCCAACACCTCCATGGATGAGGGgtcctcttcttcttcaacctcatgAAGTTCTTAATCTTTCAAAACCCAGAAACAAAAACTCTTCTAAAACTGCTGATTTTGAAAAAACTGACAAGGCATTGACTGATAAAGAAAGTGGGGTAAGAGGTAAGAAAGCGATGATAAAAATTGTGAAACACATTGAAGCACTGCAAGAGAATGAAGATTCATTGAATACCTCGGAGAATTCTGAAGAATTTGATATAGGTGAAAGTTTGGGGCAGCTTGGAGGAGATGGAGATCAGAGTTTCTCTAAAAAATTGCCTTGGGAGAAGGAAGAGAAGTTTGTGTATCAAAAAATAAAGAAGGAGAAGGTCATCACTAAAACTGAATTGAGTCTTGATCGGGAATTACTTGAGAGATTGAGAACTGAGGCTGCAAGAATGAAGAATTGGGTAAAGGTGAAGAAAGCAGGAGTTACACAAGGTGTGGTTGATGAGATTAGATGTGTTTGGAGAAGAAATGAGCTTGCCATGGTGAAATTCGATGTCCCTTTGTGTCGTAATATGAACAGAGCAAGAGAAATTGTGGAG TTAAAGACAGGAGGCTTGGTTGTTTGGAGGAGGAAAGATTCCCTTGTTATCTACAGAGGAAGCAATTATCATTTGACAAAAAGTTGTTATCCACGGTCCGGGAATTATCCAACTTTAGTTAAGGATGGAGAATTAGAGTTTACTTCAACCATTATCTGCACATCAGATGATGCTACCACCCCAAATATTAATGGGTCTCTGTTTGAGAGAGAAACTGATAGATTATTGAATGGCTTGGGACCTCGTTTTGTTGACTGGTGGATGGGAAAACCATTGCCTGTGGATGCTGATTTACTTCCAGAAGTGATTCCCGGGTTTATGCCTCCCTCAAGGCTTTGTCCTTCCTATTCTAGACCAAAGCTAAAAGATGAGGAGCTCACATATTTAAGGAAGGTTGCTTATGCTCTTCCTACCCATTTTGTCCTTG GGAGGAACAGAAAACTTCAAGGTTTAGCTGCTGCTATCTTGAAATTGTGGCAAAGAAGTATCATAGCTAAGATTGCTGTGAAATGGGGAATCCCAAATACAAACAATGAGGAAATGGCAAATGAGTTAAAG TATCTCACTGGAGGAGTTCTGTTACTTCGTGATAAGTTCTATATAATACTGTACAGAGGCAAAGATTTCATTCCTGGCAAAGTTGCACATTTGATAGTTGAAAGAGAAACTGAGCTTAAAAGATGCCTTGTGAATGAAGAAGATGCACGACTCAATGCAATTGAAACCTTTTATATTGCTGATGAACCATCAGCAGACACCTGCAAAATTGGAACTTTAGATGAATTCCAAGATATGGAAGTCAAATTTGGAGAGCCTGTGAAAGGAAATGAGGAGTCTAAACTTCAATTAGGAGCTGAGAAGGAAAaattggagaaggaactcaGGAACCAAGAAAACAGGCTTTTCATT CAAGAGAAAAAGATAGAGAAGTCAGCTAGGGAGTTGTCAAAGTTGAATTCTTCCTATGTACCTGctgagatggacactgacctggAAATAATAacagaagaagagagagaatgctttcgAAAGATGGGAATGAAGATGCATAGTTACTTAGTCCTTG ATACTCAAGCAAATCTTTTGCCACCGAGGATGGTAGATGGAATTCAGAAGTTGGATTTCTCCAAAGTTGGATTCTAG